The proteins below come from a single Streptobacillus ratti genomic window:
- the recJ gene encoding single-stranded-DNA-specific exonuclease RecJ: MNWKWMFYENDYLESKMKLFNKDELITTLLLNKKIHSKEEMNSFLNPSYKQLHDPFLLTNMEEVVDKILEFMDKDKKILIFGDYDIDGISGSLYLSKIFDKLNIKNEIYIPTRTMFKYSLDEEYFKNIEDKNIKLVISVDNSFGEILHMDMLKSMGVDLIITDHHYNNKNMKSILEINPKKSENYPFKELSGAGVVFKLVQAIYSKLPDKSISDIYEYCELISLATIADVMECVDENRFLIKRGLKNFSKTNILAFKMIIENFKIDPEYITINDISYRISPLINAIGKLDDPLKIIKFLTSNSEKINTQILNEMYEYNNERKNYESKIYNKIVKFLENRDIKKLNYIYYEINDINLGVLGSITSKLALEFKVPVIIVSKVDGYCKGSCRSIENKNIYKLISEFSDYFINFGGHNLAAGFLITSSNLNLIRDKLKQKMYNLNLTEKSKNNIVIDAKFPIAQITTKKMTEINSLGPFGLSNDEPNFYDENIKFRNILIFGVDNKHFKANIYRNGKDIQILGYNLSYKLNLKNSNKLYKIIYTPELIGKKILRLKLKDIE, encoded by the coding sequence ATGAATTGGAAATGGATGTTCTATGAGAATGATTATTTAGAAAGTAAAATGAAACTTTTTAATAAAGATGAATTAATTACAACTTTACTACTTAATAAAAAAATACATTCTAAAGAAGAAATGAACTCTTTTTTAAATCCAAGTTATAAACAATTACATGATCCATTTTTATTAACAAATATGGAAGAAGTAGTTGATAAAATTTTAGAATTTATGGATAAAGACAAGAAAATATTGATTTTTGGAGATTATGATATTGATGGCATATCAGGCTCACTTTATCTTTCTAAAATTTTTGATAAATTAAATATAAAAAATGAAATATATATTCCTACAAGAACAATGTTTAAATATAGTTTGGATGAAGAATATTTTAAAAATATAGAAGATAAAAATATTAAACTTGTTATTTCAGTGGATAATTCGTTTGGTGAGATATTACATATGGATATGTTAAAGTCTATGGGTGTTGATTTAATAATAACAGACCATCATTATAATAATAAAAATATGAAATCTATATTAGAAATCAACCCTAAAAAATCAGAAAATTATCCATTTAAGGAATTATCAGGTGCAGGAGTAGTATTTAAGTTAGTTCAAGCTATATATTCAAAATTACCAGATAAATCAATTTCAGATATATATGAATATTGTGAATTAATTTCACTTGCTACTATTGCAGATGTTATGGAATGTGTTGATGAAAATAGATTTTTGATAAAAAGAGGACTTAAGAATTTTTCTAAAACTAATATTTTGGCATTTAAAATGATAATAGAAAATTTTAAAATTGATCCAGAATATATTACAATTAATGATATAAGTTATAGAATATCACCGTTAATTAATGCAATAGGAAAATTAGATGACCCGTTAAAAATAATAAAATTTTTAACATCAAATTCTGAAAAAATTAATACTCAGATATTAAATGAAATGTATGAGTATAATAACGAAAGAAAAAATTATGAAAGCAAGATATACAATAAAATAGTAAAATTTCTTGAAAACAGAGATATTAAAAAATTAAATTATATATATTATGAAATAAACGATATAAACTTAGGAGTTTTAGGTTCTATTACATCAAAATTAGCATTAGAATTTAAAGTTCCAGTGATTATTGTTTCTAAGGTTGATGGTTATTGCAAAGGTTCGTGTAGAAGTATCGAAAATAAGAATATATATAAATTAATATCTGAATTTTCAGATTATTTTATTAATTTTGGTGGACATAATCTTGCAGCTGGATTTTTAATTACAAGTTCTAACTTAAATTTAATAAGAGATAAACTTAAACAAAAGATGTATAATTTAAATCTTACAGAAAAATCAAAAAATAATATAGTTATAGATGCTAAATTTCCTATAGCTCAAATAACTACAAAGAAAATGACTGAAATAAATAGTTTAGGACCATTTGGTCTTTCTAATGATGAACCAAATTTCTATGATGAAAATATTAAATTTAGAAATATTTTAATATTTGGTGTTGATAATAAACATTTTAAAGCAAATATATATAGAAATGGTAAAGATATACAAATATTAGGCTATAATTTGAGTTATAAATTAAACTTGAAAAATTCAAATAAATTGTATAAAATAATATATACACCTGAATTAATAGGTAAAAAAATATTAAGATTAAAATTAAAAGATATAGAATAA
- the rimP gene encoding ribosome maturation factor RimP: MEEVLLKIEKEIQPYLNENSLELADIEYVREGGYNFLRIYVESKTGNTSLDDCVMLSTKIDNIVDELIDDKFYLEVSTPGLERKLKKEKDFIRFTGKKISVKTKNNIENKKSFEGMLLGFENNLILLKDDVIGNIEIPLEKVKTAKLIFNLSDKIFKEDVENEI, translated from the coding sequence GTGGAAGAAGTTTTATTAAAAATTGAAAAAGAAATACAGCCATATTTAAATGAAAATTCTTTGGAATTAGCAGACATTGAGTATGTTAGAGAGGGAGGATACAATTTTCTAAGAATATATGTTGAATCTAAAACTGGAAATACAAGTTTAGATGACTGTGTTATGCTAAGTACAAAAATAGATAATATTGTTGATGAATTAATTGATGATAAATTTTATTTAGAAGTTTCAACTCCTGGACTTGAAAGAAAGCTAAAAAAAGAAAAAGATTTTATTAGATTTACAGGTAAAAAGATAAGTGTGAAAACAAAAAATAATATTGAAAATAAAAAGAGTTTTGAAGGTATGTTATTAGGTTTTGAAAATAATCTAATTTTACTAAAGGATGATGTTATAGGAAATATAGAAATACCTTTAGAAAAAGTTAAAACTGCAAAATTAATATTTAATTTATCTGATAAAATATTTAAGGAGGATGTTGAAAATGAAATCTAA
- a CDS encoding YebC/PmpR family DNA-binding transcriptional regulator — MGRHGTIAGRKEAQDRKRASAFTKYVRLITVAAREGADPDYNVALKHAIEKAKSINMPNDNIQRAIKKGSGADGGAGYESLNYEGYGPGGVALIVEILTDNRNRTASSVKSSFDKNGGNLGTPGCVSYMFERKGEIIIEKTSESDEDELMMIALDSGMDDMKVYDDSFYITTPTDTFDNVLNSIKEAKYSVVEADISYVPSIEVENLSAEDLEKLNKLIDVLEDNDDVQKVHHNYTGE; from the coding sequence ATGGGAAGACACGGTACTATCGCAGGTCGTAAAGAGGCTCAAGATAGAAAAAGAGCATCTGCATTTACAAAATATGTAAGATTAATTACAGTTGCAGCTAGAGAGGGTGCAGATCCAGATTACAACGTTGCATTAAAACATGCTATTGAAAAGGCTAAAAGTATTAATATGCCTAACGACAATATACAAAGAGCTATAAAAAAAGGTTCAGGTGCTGATGGTGGAGCTGGTTATGAAAGCTTAAATTATGAGGGTTATGGACCAGGTGGAGTTGCATTAATAGTTGAAATACTTACAGATAATAGAAATAGAACTGCTTCAAGTGTTAAATCTTCTTTTGACAAAAACGGAGGGAATCTTGGAACACCAGGATGTGTATCATATATGTTTGAAAGAAAAGGAGAAATTATTATTGAAAAAACATCTGAATCAGATGAAGATGAATTAATGATGATAGCATTAGATTCAGGAATGGATGATATGAAAGTTTATGATGATAGTTTCTACATCACTACTCCTACTGATACTTTTGATAATGTATTAAATAGTATTAAAGAAGCTAAATATTCTGTAGTTGAGGCTGACATATCTTATGTACCCTCTATAGAAGTTGAAAATCTATCAGCTGAAGATTTAGAAAAATTAAATAAATTAATAGATGTACTAGAAGATAATGATGATGTTCAAAAAGTACATCACAACTATACTGGAGAATAA
- the rbfA gene encoding 30S ribosome-binding factor RbfA produces the protein MNIRRKRGLEKEISRIIGTAILLEVKNEKIRNLVTVKSVNLSPDARYADVIMSILDYKQNINKEKLLEELNKLKGFFRKKVGENLEIRYTPEIRIHLDDSVEYSVKISKILKEAMATVNIDSEE, from the coding sequence ATGAATATTAGAAGAAAAAGAGGTTTAGAAAAAGAAATTTCAAGAATCATCGGTACAGCTATATTATTAGAAGTTAAAAATGAAAAAATTAGAAACTTGGTTACAGTTAAGTCAGTTAATTTATCGCCAGATGCTCGTTATGCAGATGTAATTATGTCAATTTTAGATTATAAACAAAATATAAATAAAGAAAAACTTTTAGAAGAATTAAATAAGTTAAAAGGATTTTTTAGGAAAAAAGTTGGTGAAAATTTAGAAATTAGATATACTCCAGAAATTAGAATACATTTAGATGATAGTGTAGAATATAGTGTGAAAATATCTAAAATATTAAAAGAAGCAATGGCTACTGTTAATATAGATAGTGAGGAATAA
- the nusA gene encoding transcription termination factor NusA has protein sequence MKSKDKLTFLDAIEELEKEKGIPKGDLLERLKTGLLAAYKKDFNDQENLEIEIDQITGDVKMFCEKLIIDDEVKVYNETTEIPFSKAKNYRKRIKVGDYLKIELNADEFNRNAIQRAKSIIIQYIREQEKELISKQLIAIEHQIVNVIVRRIEENGSLYVSMNGLDVIIPQRELSELDKVQVGDRLVAYIRNVDTNGRFPKVDITRTDDKLIHKLFEREVPEIASGSIVIKNIAREVGVKSKVAIYSEDPNIDLKGSCIGKDGIRISNVINELNGEKIELVEWNADQRLFVKNALYPAEIFSVEIVRNEDEIVAKVEVDPSQLTLAIGKKGVNSKLAGKLCKLRVNIEASDEIGEEEREKQE, from the coding sequence ATGAAATCTAAAGATAAATTGACATTTTTAGATGCAATCGAAGAATTAGAAAAAGAAAAAGGTATACCAAAAGGTGATTTATTAGAAAGACTAAAAACAGGATTGTTAGCTGCATATAAAAAGGATTTTAATGATCAAGAAAATTTAGAAATTGAAATTGACCAAATAACAGGAGATGTTAAAATGTTCTGTGAAAAGTTAATTATAGATGATGAAGTTAAAGTATATAATGAAACAACTGAAATTCCTTTTAGTAAGGCTAAAAACTATAGAAAAAGGATAAAAGTTGGAGATTATTTAAAAATAGAATTAAATGCTGATGAATTTAATAGAAATGCAATTCAAAGAGCAAAATCAATAATTATTCAATATATAAGAGAACAAGAGAAAGAATTAATTTCTAAACAACTTATTGCAATAGAACACCAAATAGTAAATGTTATAGTAAGAAGAATTGAAGAAAATGGAAGTCTTTACGTTTCTATGAATGGACTAGATGTAATAATACCACAAAGAGAATTATCAGAACTTGATAAAGTGCAAGTTGGAGATAGATTAGTAGCATATATTAGAAATGTTGATACTAATGGAAGATTTCCAAAAGTGGATATTACAAGAACAGATGATAAATTAATACATAAACTATTTGAAAGAGAAGTTCCTGAAATTGCTTCAGGTAGCATAGTTATTAAAAACATAGCAAGAGAAGTAGGAGTTAAATCTAAGGTAGCTATTTATTCAGAAGATCCAAATATAGATTTAAAAGGGTCTTGTATAGGTAAAGACGGAATTAGAATAAGTAATGTTATTAATGAATTAAATGGAGAAAAGATTGAATTAGTAGAATGGAATGCTGATCAAAGACTTTTTGTTAAAAATGCACTATATCCTGCTGAAATATTTTCAGTAGAAATAGTAAGAAATGAAGATGAAATAGTTGCTAAAGTTGAAGTTGATCCAAGTCAATTAACACTTGCTATAGGTAAAAAAGGAGTAAACTCTAAACTTGCTGGTAAACTATGTAAATTAAGAGTAAATATAGAGGCGAGTGATGAAATTGGAGAAGAAGAGAGAGAAAAACAAGAGTAA
- the infB gene encoding translation initiation factor IF-2, whose protein sequence is MRVYEFAKKIGQSTNDLITKLKTMGYDKSSLSALSESEIKDIENKLNPMKSVEKNTSKKEEVIGEKIIFNNRNNNKFNKNNNNNNKFRNDRFDKNENKGERPERNNQNFGERKPFEKRNNQNFGERKPFNRENRDFSEKNNNERKNNFRGERPKFENKENFNKDRDNRVNRDNRNFSNNGERKPFEKRNNQNFGERKPFENGERRPFNKDRRNDDNKKPFKTHAKEEKEAIIEIPTMENDVKSKNSKLKSKFEKKKYENDKKTKDEERKLKELRDDFRKEDKKKKIKKKEKVVKSEVIRDEEGGVGLVVLPQEISIKELAEKLGINSSDIIKKFFMQGKMYTANAILNIEEAEEIAIEYNVIVEKEEIIEVSYGEKYNLEIEDKEEDKELRAPVITIMGHVDHGKTSLLDALRHTNVIDGEAGGITQRIGAYQVEWNKQKITFIDTPGHEAFTEMRVRGANITDISILIVAADDGVKPQTIEAISHAKEANVPIIVAINKIDKPGANVMKVKQELLEHGLISPEWGGNTEMVEISAKQKLNLDALLETILLTSEIMELKANHKKRAKAIVVESRLDVQMGPVADILIQEGELKIGDIFVSGSSYGRVRSMLDDRGNKITKAGVSQPVEITGFNEIPEAGDLLYCVNNDKQAKKIVEDFKNEKKDELNKKKHISLESLSKELEDQQLKELKCIIRADSKGSAEALKESINKLSNDKISMNIIQASAGAVTEGDVMLAAASNAIIIAFSVRPTNTARTEAEKSGVEIRNYNVIYHVTEDLEKAMKGMLDPEYKEIYNGRLEVREVFKISNVGNIAGSLVIEGKITRQSKIRLLRDGIIVHEGEIASLKRYKDDVKEASIGQDCGIGIKDFNDIKAGDIIEAFVVEQVKQ, encoded by the coding sequence GTGAGAGTTTATGAGTTTGCTAAGAAAATTGGACAATCAACTAATGATCTTATTACAAAATTAAAAACAATGGGATATGATAAATCAAGTTTATCAGCTTTAAGTGAAAGTGAAATAAAAGATATAGAAAATAAATTAAATCCAATGAAATCAGTTGAAAAAAATACTTCTAAAAAAGAAGAAGTAATTGGTGAAAAAATAATATTTAATAACAGAAATAACAATAAATTTAATAAAAATAATAATAATAATAATAAATTTAGAAATGATAGATTTGATAAAAATGAAAATAAAGGTGAAAGACCAGAAAGAAATAATCAGAATTTTGGTGAGAGAAAACCTTTTGAAAAAAGAAACAATCAAAATTTCGGAGAAAGAAAACCTTTTAATAGAGAAAATAGAGATTTTTCTGAAAAAAATAATAATGAAAGAAAAAATAATTTTAGAGGAGAAAGACCTAAGTTTGAAAATAAAGAAAACTTTAATAAAGATAGGGATAATAGAGTAAATAGAGACAATAGAAACTTTAGCAATAATGGAGAAAGAAAACCTTTTGAGAAAAGAAATAATCAAAATTTTGGAGAAAGAAAGCCTTTTGAAAATGGAGAAAGAAGACCATTTAATAAAGATAGAAGAAATGATGATAATAAGAAACCATTTAAAACACACGCTAAAGAAGAAAAAGAAGCTATAATAGAAATTCCAACAATGGAAAATGATGTTAAATCTAAAAACTCTAAATTAAAATCTAAATTTGAGAAAAAGAAATATGAAAATGATAAAAAAACAAAAGATGAAGAAAGAAAATTAAAAGAATTACGTGATGATTTTAGAAAAGAAGATAAAAAGAAAAAAATCAAGAAAAAAGAAAAAGTTGTAAAATCAGAAGTAATAAGAGATGAAGAGGGTGGAGTTGGACTAGTTGTTCTACCTCAAGAAATATCAATTAAAGAATTAGCTGAAAAATTAGGAATTAATTCATCTGACATAATTAAAAAATTCTTTATGCAAGGTAAGATGTATACTGCTAATGCTATATTAAACATTGAAGAAGCAGAAGAAATAGCTATTGAGTATAATGTAATAGTTGAAAAAGAAGAAATAATAGAAGTATCTTATGGAGAAAAATATAATCTTGAAATAGAAGATAAAGAAGAAGATAAAGAATTAAGAGCTCCGGTAATAACAATTATGGGACATGTAGATCATGGTAAAACTTCATTATTAGATGCACTAAGACATACAAATGTGATTGATGGTGAAGCTGGAGGTATTACACAAAGAATAGGTGCTTATCAAGTTGAATGGAATAAACAAAAAATAACATTTATAGATACTCCAGGACATGAGGCTTTTACTGAAATGAGAGTAAGAGGAGCGAATATAACAGATATTTCTATATTAATAGTTGCAGCAGATGATGGCGTTAAACCACAAACTATTGAAGCAATTTCGCATGCTAAAGAAGCAAATGTGCCTATTATAGTTGCTATTAATAAGATAGACAAACCTGGTGCAAATGTAATGAAAGTTAAACAAGAATTACTTGAACATGGTTTAATCTCTCCAGAATGGGGAGGAAATACTGAAATGGTAGAAATTTCAGCAAAACAAAAGTTAAATTTAGATGCCCTACTAGAAACAATACTTTTAACTTCAGAAATAATGGAGCTTAAAGCAAATCACAAAAAGAGAGCTAAGGCTATAGTAGTTGAATCAAGATTAGATGTACAAATGGGACCAGTTGCAGACATTTTAATTCAAGAGGGAGAATTAAAAATAGGAGATATATTTGTTTCTGGGTCATCTTATGGTAGAGTAAGATCTATGTTAGATGATAGAGGAAATAAGATTACTAAAGCTGGAGTTTCACAACCAGTTGAAATTACAGGATTTAATGAAATACCTGAAGCTGGAGATTTACTATATTGTGTAAATAATGATAAACAAGCTAAGAAAATAGTTGAAGATTTTAAAAATGAGAAAAAAGATGAACTTAATAAGAAAAAACATATTTCACTTGAAAGTTTATCTAAAGAATTAGAAGATCAACAATTAAAAGAATTAAAATGTATTATTAGAGCAGATTCTAAAGGATCAGCTGAAGCACTTAAAGAATCAATTAATAAATTATCAAATGATAAGATAAGTATGAATATTATTCAAGCAAGTGCTGGAGCAGTTACTGAGGGAGATGTAATGCTTGCGGCAGCATCAAATGCAATTATTATTGCATTTAGTGTTAGACCAACAAATACAGCGAGAACAGAAGCAGAAAAATCTGGAGTAGAAATTAGAAACTATAATGTAATATATCATGTTACAGAAGATCTTGAAAAAGCTATGAAAGGTATGTTAGATCCAGAATATAAGGAAATATATAATGGAAGATTAGAAGTAAGAGAAGTATTCAAAATTTCAAATGTAGGTAATATTGCTGGTTCATTAGTAATTGAAGGTAAAATTACTCGTCAATCTAAGATTAGATTATTACGTGACGGTATTATTGTTCATGAGGGTGAAATTGCATCACTTAAGAGATATAAAGATGATGTTAAAGAAGCAAGTATTGGACAAGATTGTGGTATAGGAATTAAAGATTTCAATGATATAAAAGCAGGAGATATAATAGAAGCATTTGTTGTAGAACAAGTAAAACAATAG
- the tig gene encoding trigger factor, translating to MKLEKLAGSEVAFEILKEGQEYKTLRESILVKFKNVKVDGFRKGHVPVDVIEKTFKSEIRDELINEILKTEYTTLIREEKLRPVADLQIVSLEYDENKLKMNLKVAVFPEFELPKYKGLDIKAEEVSVTDEEVENEINRMVQRAKKFEKTEREEAKLGDIAVINFEGFVDGVAFDGGKAENHRLELGSKSFIDTFEEQIVGKKLGEEFDVNVKFPEEYHAENLKGKEAVFKVKLNSLEESIIPELNDEFAKASGSDTLEDLRNAIKGNILSNKENQAKNKRLQTIVENIADATTMEVPTITVEQEINAQIDRFAQTLQMQGMNLEAYLQMTGQTVEKMREDLRENAEKGVKSSFILSRIAEVEGIEVTEAEFDAELQRVAGMYGMTMDQLTAELEKTDGVNRFFGQINSQLFFAKVNDYLLINN from the coding sequence ATGAAATTAGAAAAATTAGCAGGTTCAGAGGTAGCTTTTGAAATATTAAAAGAAGGACAAGAATACAAAACATTAAGAGAATCTATTTTAGTTAAATTTAAAAATGTTAAAGTTGATGGATTTAGAAAAGGTCATGTACCAGTAGATGTTATTGAAAAAACATTCAAGAGTGAAATAAGAGATGAATTAATAAATGAAATATTAAAAACAGAATATACTACTTTAATTAGAGAAGAAAAATTAAGACCTGTAGCAGATTTACAAATAGTTTCATTAGAATATGATGAAAATAAATTAAAAATGAATTTAAAGGTTGCTGTATTTCCAGAATTTGAATTACCTAAATATAAAGGGTTAGATATAAAAGCAGAAGAAGTATCAGTTACTGATGAAGAAGTAGAAAATGAAATAAATAGAATGGTTCAAAGAGCTAAGAAATTTGAAAAAACTGAAAGAGAAGAGGCTAAATTAGGAGATATAGCAGTTATTAATTTTGAAGGATTTGTAGATGGTGTAGCTTTTGATGGAGGTAAAGCAGAAAATCATAGATTAGAATTAGGTTCTAAAAGCTTTATAGATACTTTTGAAGAACAAATAGTTGGTAAAAAACTTGGAGAAGAATTTGATGTAAATGTTAAATTCCCAGAAGAATACCATGCTGAAAATTTAAAAGGGAAAGAAGCAGTATTTAAAGTTAAATTAAATAGTTTAGAAGAATCAATAATTCCAGAATTAAATGATGAATTTGCAAAAGCATCAGGTTCAGATACTTTAGAAGATTTAAGAAATGCAATTAAAGGAAATATATTATCAAATAAAGAAAATCAAGCAAAAAATAAAAGATTACAAACAATTGTTGAAAATATAGCAGATGCAACAACAATGGAAGTTCCTACAATAACTGTAGAACAAGAAATAAATGCACAAATTGATAGATTTGCACAAACATTACAAATGCAAGGTATGAATTTAGAAGCATACTTACAAATGACAGGTCAAACAGTTGAAAAAATGAGAGAAGACTTAAGAGAAAATGCTGAAAAAGGTGTTAAATCAAGCTTTATTTTATCAAGAATTGCTGAAGTAGAGGGAATTGAAGTTACAGAAGCTGAATTTGATGCAGAATTACAAAGAGTTGCTGGAATGTATGGAATGACAATGGATCAATTAACTGCTGAATTAGAAAAAACAGATGGAGTTAATAGATTTTTTGGACAAATTAATTCACAATTATTCTTTGCAAAAGTAAATGATTATTTATTAATAAATAACTAA
- a CDS encoding DUF448 domain-containing protein, translated as MEKKREKNKSNVIIRTCVITRANDKKENLLRFVENLKGEYVYDENQNIQNRGKYIKNDLEVFQKFFNKFKVEMKSAEKILKHFEKKENRENKDEHILRILEGLKNSEYLVYGVDENLDGMKDSIVKLLIIPSDINGKYVNKLKKIAKLNNVNIIFIEKQYSLKKIFLSDVKVIGVKTKKVVRGILNKMEVE; from the coding sequence TTGGAGAAGAAGAGAGAGAAAAACAAGAGTAATGTAATAATAAGAACTTGTGTAATTACAAGAGCTAATGATAAGAAAGAAAATTTACTTAGATTTGTTGAAAATTTAAAAGGTGAATATGTTTATGATGAAAATCAAAATATTCAAAATAGAGGAAAGTATATCAAAAATGATTTAGAAGTTTTTCAGAAATTTTTTAATAAATTTAAAGTTGAAATGAAAAGTGCAGAAAAAATTCTTAAGCATTTTGAAAAAAAAGAAAATAGAGAAAACAAAGATGAACATATTTTAAGAATATTAGAGGGATTAAAAAATTCTGAATATTTAGTATATGGAGTAGATGAAAATTTAGATGGAATGAAAGATTCTATAGTGAAACTTTTGATTATACCATCTGATATTAATGGGAAATATGTTAATAAATTAAAAAAAATAGCTAAGTTAAATAATGTAAATATAATATTTATTGAAAAACAATATTCTTTAAAAAAAATCTTTTTAAGTGATGTTAAGGTAATAGGGGTAAAAACTAAAAAGGTTGTAAGAGGGATACTAAATAAAATGGAGGTGGAATAA